One window of Anaerotignum faecicola genomic DNA carries:
- a CDS encoding helix-turn-helix domain-containing protein, with amino-acid sequence MNEVGEMIRQYRMKLGYSQKYLSEKVGITSVALSAIERGVRLPGDEMIYKFSKALGISVGQRVKIYRCKRGLSQSELAKRIEIYPSGLSRIESGKEPMSKAVLERICQVLEISPDKLKPLLMPQKKEKKKLQQLTENDLMNKFNAYHPILVRILKTDNEDDYEELFPAVLDAIYSTSEKGVSGELVAIFRHGTQGVLKLKDYRIKWIAYSYDEELLDNEKREM; translated from the coding sequence ATGAACGAAGTAGGGGAAATGATACGTCAATACAGAATGAAATTGGGTTATTCCCAGAAATATTTGTCTGAAAAAGTGGGTATCACGTCAGTAGCATTATCTGCCATTGAACGAGGTGTTCGACTTCCGGGTGATGAAATGATTTATAAATTTTCCAAAGCTCTTGGGATATCGGTTGGGCAAAGGGTAAAGATATACCGCTGTAAACGAGGTCTATCACAGTCAGAGCTTGCGAAAAGAATAGAGATATATCCATCAGGGCTGTCTCGTATAGAATCGGGCAAAGAACCAATGAGTAAGGCTGTTCTGGAGCGTATCTGTCAAGTGCTGGAGATCTCTCCGGATAAATTAAAACCTCTTTTGATGCCACAAAAGAAGGAGAAAAAGAAGCTGCAGCAGCTAACCGAAAATGATCTTATGAATAAATTTAATGCGTATCATCCGATTTTAGTTCGGATATTAAAAACGGATAACGAGGATGATTATGAGGAGTTGTTCCCGGCGGTGCTGGATGCCATATATTCAACATCGGAAAAGGGCGTATCCGGCGAATTGGTTGCCATTTTTCGCCATGGAACCCAAGGAGTTCTGAAGCTTAAAGATTATAGAATAAAATGGATTGCGTACTCCTATGATGAGGAGCTGTTGGATAACGAAAAAAGGGAAATGTAG